GTGACCCCTTTGGCCCACCTCGCGACCACTCCTTCGGCTAAGAGGCTACCTGTGGGCCCTTCTACATGTTGTACCTTTGTTGGTCTCAACTCTACATGGTTTTGATTGTCATGTGAGGCCCCCAATTCATGTATTCGTGTCAGATTGTCCTGTGGGTGGTTCGTCCATAATttacctgcatacaaatattcaCCAAGATTTGTGTAAATGGTTAGTAATAACCACTACATATAAGTTTGGTACTCCATTTCATATTCTTTTAGTTACTTTCATGCAGGATTCGACAGTCGAATTTGGTAAACAACTATGCAGTACCGTAAACAACTATgccaaaaatatattaaaaaatgaatcATTGACTCAACACCATCATGGTTGGTGCTAAGGTATACCACTTTAGCGTCATGAATATTGGGTCTGGCATTCCATCCGAGGTGGCACCAATTTGCCAAGTCAGATGAGGTTAGCACCATTGTGTTTGGCGATGAGCTATCTACCCTATAAAAGATATGCATGATCTTTCAATTCACACGTGTCTCACCGGTGGAGTTGTAAATAGGCTTTTGCCTCACCCTAGGGAGTATGTTAGAATCCCATGTTTGCAATGTTTTTTTAGGAATTTTTTCTACCACTATGAATTACCAAATGCtaagtataattaattatatctaGTACATACATTTTATGAATATGAAATACAAATATCTCATACATAtctaatatttaatttaaaCACTAAATATACCTTAATATTAGTTTTTGATTCATAGAATATTTTATACCTAAAATAGTAATAGTATATAACATTTATAGtgcttaaaataaaaaagtatgAAGACAAAATGTGtaatcttgaaaaaaaaatacggaGAGTTGTTAACATTGATTAAAAAAACCCTTGAAAAAGAAGATATGTTGGGAGTCAAACTGTATTCCCTTGGGGTGTGGACATAaataactacttcctccgtctcgtACTAGaaagctatattttgggacggaggtagtaaccaCTTCACTAGTCAAACTTATGTGACTTGTGATGGTCATGCATAAATTTTGTAGGATATAGCTTAGCGGTAAAGATAGTGGTGCAAACCTGATTTGACTCGACAAATTGGTACTATAACTTAGTGCCAATTTCGATAATGTTGAGCCGACGATTCATTTTTACAATAAGTTTTTGGCACGATTAATTcttgaaataagttttctagaaggtcaatttgtcaaaattttgactgTTACTCGTTGGGACTATGGACCTGTTCACTTTATAGCTATTTTCAACCTTTtcaaaatttggcattgccaaaattttgacaagttaGTAACATTACCAATTTTTGATAACATGTTGTAAACTTCTCTAGGCATTACCAAtatttaataacaaaataaatacaactatatatttttattaaatattGGTATGGTTTAAAATGCCATGAATAGGCCCTTACATTGGTATGGGCCATTTTaaagaggaataagttcacttggtgACCCTCGAAAGTGATTGGAATCTAATCCgtaaccctaaaccacaaaaccggatatcttgacccccaaaCTATAGAAACcaatgcaatttgactccctcagcggttttggagggcagtttcgctgacgtggcggtattgaccaGATCTCCTTTACACGTGATGTTGACGTGGCGTTTAGGTGGCATTTCAATTAAAAAGTTATATGTgggtgtgtgaatgacaaatgggtcccacgtataactttttaattgaaatgccacctaagcgccacatcAACACCACGTGTAAAGAAGACCCGGTCAAtatcgccacgtcagcgaaaccgcccttcAAAActgccgagggagtcaaattgcaccggttttcatagtttgggggtcaagatatccagttttgtggtttagggtcacggattagatttcaaTCACTTTTGAGGTTcaccaagtgaacttattccttttaaaaggggaaaaagaggaGGGCTCGAGAAGGACCTGGAAGCTCCGGGCCACAGGCCACAGGCAGCCCATGGCCGAAAAAGCCCAACGTCCCCGCCATGGCCCAAAAAGGCACCCACCCGAAAACTCTCCCCAAACCCCTCGTCCTCCTCAccgtcgtcttccccgccggccgccgctcccctcctcgccaccgccgccatgccTTTCCACTTCCAATTCCCATGGCTCCCCAACaaccccacctcctcctcctcctccccaacgAAACCACCTAGCCCTGCAATCCCCAACCCCTTCCTCCCCATCCAGGCCGGCctcgcctccttcctctcctccctcccgctcccacgcgcggccttcccgccgccgccctgggcTCGCATCTCCTCCGCCTCAGCctccgcggcctcggcctcggctcTCCCCGTGGCGGAGATCGAGGAGCGGCTCGCGGGGGTCCCCGTGTACGCGCTCGCCAACTCCTCGCAGGAGTTCGTGCTCGTGTCGTCCGCCcgcggtgggggtgggggtgggggaggtgcccgggcggcggtgccgccgccggcgctcggGCTCCTGTGCTTCCGGAGGGAGGACGCCGACGCCCTCCTGGCGCAGATGGACGGGGACATGGCGGCTGGCTCCACCGTCGTGCCCGTCGCGCTAAACAAGGTCGGTTGCTACTCAACTTAGTTAGTACTCAGGTGTTGCTCGATCGAATCCTTGAATGCTTGAATTCGAAGGAGATCATTTCTGTACTTTAGAGTACTTCGTGCAGTTTGGAAATGTGATTATCTTACGACGTTGGAAGAAAATTTCATCAGTTTCCTGGTTCACATAGTTATCCAACTTCTTTACATTGGAAAATTGTTCATTTTCCTGGTTGCTGTTGCTGGCCCCTGAACTTGTCGGGGGCTCGCAGGCCGAGATTTCCTCACTGCCTTGGAAGAGTATAtaggataaaaagaaaaaggaaaatttccATTTTACTCTGCGAACTATTTCGTGGGAACACCTAACCCTTAAACTATTTCTCAATCTCATTTTACTCCCGGAACTACTTAAAACGTCTGCCTTTACTTCCTaattaaaattataattttttgtttctccTTATACaaaacaatttaaaatttggtaGAACCATACATGACGATGTAACTTACATTTACAGAATTTTTCATGACAGTTTGCATTTTGCATGCTGTTATTAGATTCTTCTAACCTATGCATATAATGATTAAAAACTGTAAAATCACAGAAAATATCGTCCTACAATATGACTTACataaagagaggaaaaagaaagagaaatgtCACTAGGGAGTAACTGGGTCATTTTCATTTGTTTAGGGAGTTCAATGCTTGGTCACACTAGTTAGGGAGTAAATGGACTTCTCCACAAATAAAGGGAAATTATGATCAGCAAACTGTAGAGAAGACAACCAAAAGTGGCAAGGCAGCAATTAGCTTCTTTGGGGGTGGCAAATAATAGAGTAGCAATGTCAGGAGTAGTACATGACAATTCTCCCACCTTATATATGATCTCCCTTTTTTCAGGTTATCCAACTTAAGTCCGATGGTGTGGCATTTAGATTTGTTCCTGATTCTTCTCAGGTGGCAAACGCAATGAAGGTAACATCCTTTTCAAGTACATTCAACATCATTTGATTTTGTGATACCTGTATAAAAGAAAGGAAATTGTGTTGCCAATAACAACTGTTCTGTTAGCGGGGAACCAAATTATagaatcaaaatattttttttgccaGTGATTAGTGAACTGATTTTCTACCATCGATAATGTAATAAACAGGTGCACCAGTTGAAGACATATCAGTGCCTaataagtcttttttttttatgagaagcttaaaagttattatattatagaatCAAGATATTTCTTGCCAGTGATTAGTAAGTTGATTTTCGACCATTGGTAACATAACAGGTGCACCAGTTAAATACATATTAGTGCCTAATTAAGTTATCAGTTTTTTTACGAGCCTAATAAGTTCTCACTATACCAGTTTATTTATCTTATTATGTTTTCTTATGTGACGTAGCAGCTATATGTATCTTTGCAGTTAATGGAAAATGAAGGCCAGTATGTGAATGATGGATTTCCAGGGGTTCCAGTTTTTCAGGTTTGAAATTATTGTGAACTATGTATCATTCAATAGGATGGAACTGATATTAAGATAAAATGTACAGGACATATTTGTTATTATTCCTTAAGTTTATAGCAGTGAGAGATGAACAAGTATATAAAGTTCAAGCATATTTGGAAATTATACTGTAACCTCGATAGAAATTTAGTATAGTATAAATGAACTATCAATTGAAAATTTACGTTTCAGTTAAAAGATGTACCAGATATAGTGTGAGGATAGGCAGTAGACATTCTTTTGAAATAGTTTCTACGCTAGATTCCCATCTAAATTAAAACATTACAGTGCTAACATTTTTGAAGATAAGATACATCTTTGTACTTGGTTATAATAATAACCCAAGCAAAAGGGTGCCACTAATCAAGGTGTAATGTACGGGCGCACGTACACGCGGCGTCGCAGGGCACGCGATGTGCGCCGCGCTGCTGATCGAGCAGCACGCCTGAGTCAGCCGGTGATCACATCAAGTGGCTAAGATTAGAAGGAAGAGAGTAATTGGTTGTTTCCTTTTTGTTACTTTCCTTTGGCAGTCCTTAAGTTTAGGAAGAGTGGTTGGGCCGGAGGCCATATATTCCTGTAACCGCACATTGAGAAAAAGGGGGAAGAATCATTCAGTCTAATCTCCTACCTCTTCTCTAAGCCACGAGCCTGGGGGCAAAACCCGGCGAGTGTTGAGCGACGTGGGGGTATAACCCCGTCGTGTTTACCACGGAGCGCGGGTACGAGCTCCGTAGTAGAGGCCCGGCGTCCCTGCCGCATACCGCCCTTGACACAAGGACAACAAAAAGGAAACTTTGAAATGCTCATGATTTAATCCTGATTAGGTGCTGCATGATTGATAAAGCCCATGCATAGCACACATTCCTTTTtttcagacaaaaaaaaatatgccaGATAACCAGATTCCTACACTCCTctacatttgttttttttcataatgATGAGCTCCATTATGTCCAGGGCCACCATTGACACCTTAGTTCTCTGTTTTACCATGTTATCAGACATTTTATGCTACATGTAACTGTTTTTCCATCTGACAAAAAAACCCACCCTTCTAGAGCATTGCCTTTTGGCTAGCTACCATTTCTCTTGGAAGTTGAGGTATTGTTTGGTTTGGGGAATGTGATGTTAGGGGTGATGTGGAACAATTCCTGTTAGGTGTTCCATAATTCCATTGAGTGGATTGGATGGCTTCATCAAAGACATCCACATGGTCTGCCTCTTTTTGGTTGAAGTTCTAATGCTTGTGCTTGCCAAGACAGTGACAATGGACAAATCGGTTCTGCCTCCACATTCTAGAGCATCATCTGAGTTGTACATGAGCCCAGGGCATGAGTTGGATGAGTTTGTCCAACAGAACAATTCAGCTATCCCATCTGTCATTTCTAGGGAATATACCATGAAGTGGAGCCATGACCCATTGCTTCTTGGCCCAGGAACCAAACATGGGGTTGTCCCATCTTCCTGAACCTCATCATAATCTCACCCTGTTCCAGCTCTCGTAAGTTGTAACATCAAATGCTAGGTTTGGGGACAGGTTACCTGTTCGGGACTTGTGTCCTGCCCCTTATTAGTCACAGTGTGCTGTGTCCATCATTTATATCCTGTTATCAAAAAACATATTATATTTTTGTACTATATCTCATATTCTTCTCGGGTTGATCATGACAATAAACTAGCAAACTAATGACCAATGATCTATCTTCAGTCAAGGAGTCTAGTCCTGATGAGTGATAACAAGAGATATCGTCCAGTTTTCTTCAGAAAGGTCAGGGATAATTTCTCAATGTTTCCCTTGTGAACATGGGTtattcttcttttcttgcttCAAAGTTCTATGCATGTTTAGGAGGACTTGGATAACTCACTACATCGAGCCTCTCGTGACCAGCAAAAGCCTAACCCTGCTGTAAAAATGGGTGACATTCAGGTACCACATTCCTTGCTTACTTCTGTTTTGTAGATTGAGTAATAAACTTTTGGATTTACAGTATATGGATTTGCTTCTTTTTTCCAGGTTTCTTCTTTGGAGAATATCATCAAATCTATGAAGGTAAATGTTAACTGCATTTCAGTCAATCTTTTTCTCTTTCAAATTATATTGTCGTGCTGAATACTATGGTTGGAtccttttttatttaaatctatATTGTTACTGTGAACTATTTAAAACCAGAGTCTTGAGTTTGGTATTCTGTGATCCCACCTATGTTTGCTGTATGAATGTGAACACGTTGTATGATTTTGATGAACATTTTATTTATTCAAGTTGATCttaccaaaattaatatgatatatttGCAGGATAGCTCCTCTTCCAAATGGGATGATGCTGTTTTTATTCCTCCAGGATTTGATCTTGCTACTAGTTCAAAGCAATCGAATCATGACAACTAGATCTTTATTTATGTTGAAGCTGCTTAACTGCTCTTGTCATGGAAATGCTTACATGAACATATTGAAGAAATAGAATACATGTTCATACCATACTAGCAACTTGATAATGGGTAATGCAATTATAAGTTTGTCGTTCCTTATCTGAGCTGTATGCTGTGCAATGTTAATTAGTGAAACTGAAGGAACGACTGTAGCTCGAAGTCCCCTCTAGTAAAATGTTGCcccatatatttttcttctaaggataaaaaaatatgataaaaaatgATGCTACATAATTTCAGGATTGTAGAATGTAGAGATATTGTACACTTAGTCATGTAATCTGTACGTCTGCCAACTAGTTTTATCCCAGTGTGTAGtgtctacatatatatacttcttGATCCTCCTTTCCCATTTCAGTATCTTGGGAAAATCTTTACCGAAGGGTCCAATATTTGATGTCTATGCCTTGATATACAAAATAGAAATATAGTTATgcattatatattatttttattaagaAAAGTAAGCCATAGGATGAAAAATCCAATCTGCAAGCGATATTATTGAAATCATAGTAGCACATAATAATGGATCACATCAGATACAAAGTAGAACACAGATATTTCCACATAAGAATCAACAGCCAAGATGCTTAAACATCGCTCTTCACTGAAGAGCTATAGTCATCTTGGTCATCGTAGTACTTGGACCACAGCATGATGCCTCCGTATTTCCCTGAGCTCTTGATCACTGGAAGCACCTGTGACTTGAGATCATCTGCTGGGATGAAACCGCTCCCAGCCGCCTGGGGAGATGCAGGAAGGCCAAGAAAAATCTGCTTTGCTGGGACTGAAAGCCACTGCTTCCATGCATCAGCAAGATTAGAGGTGCTGCCTGAACTGTACTGGCAGGGAGGGTTGTTGTAGAACTGCACCCAGACATAGTCGAAGAGGCCAGTGTTTAGAGCATCACCGATGCAGGCATCAGGGAATGGGCACTGCGGCGCAGCCGTCAGGTATACCCTCCTTCCAGAGTTACTGTACCCTTTCAGGTACCTGGCAAGATCATCCCAGTGCTGGTTGGTGCCGCCCTCAATGTCGAAGTCAATGCCGTCAAGGACCGCGTCACCTAGAGGGCGAGAAGATGACTGGCCTCCCAGGAAGTTGTTCCACAGGTATGTTGCGACATTCTTGGCAtcctctgatgatgaaaggtaGTAGCTTCCTGCCCCTCCGCCTATGGAGAGCATGATCTTGACTCCGCGGCTCTGGCACGACTTGATGTCGGAGCTCTGGCTGGCGCAACCGCCATTGGTTGGGTCACAGTGGCCTGCCAGGTTGAAGACTGGTGGCTGGCCATTGCCGAAGGCCGCGAGGAAGGCGATGTTGACGAACTTGTAGTTGCCAGTGGCGCAGGTGTCTGCCAGTGTGCCCTCCCCGTTGTTCTGGCCCCAGTAGATAGCAATGCTACCGGCTTGTGAACTGACGAATTGCGAAGCAACTGCTGCGATGAGCAGCAGCTGTAGCAGGGATGATTTGTTAGCCATTTGTTCAGAAGAAGCAATGCTGCTTCTTCCAATCTGTCTGTCTGCTGATGGCACTTGGTGGTTTGTTTTGCTGTTTGATGAGAGCGACTTGAAATGTTGCTCTTAATATAGGGAAGATGCTGGTAGCATGGAACTGTTTGCTCGCTGTTATTTTCGTTATTGTTTATGTGCTCTGCGTTTTCTGTTGGGCAGATGAGAAACTCCGTGTACTTTCTGTTGATAGAGATTGCTGAACACATATGAATGTGTTCAGCTAGCAACTCGGAATTAACGGCAACGGTGGTTCATTGCCTGCGCTTCGGTTGTTCAGGATATTATATTCCTGATACTTGAGCATAAAAACTTGTAAGGCGTATGGCCATGGAAATGCGAGAAACGAACGTGTGATGAGTCTCCATCAAAGATATCAAGGAGAAGGGGTAAATATATGACGCTTAGGGCAAAGCTATTTAGACAAAAtatagcttaattagcttgtCTTAAACATCATATACTATAATGCGGAGGTAGTAATTATTTGGACTTCAGCTGTACTCTCAGCTCACATACATGTGTGCTGCCGTGCTGAGTctgttgttttttctttaatttaactAGCGTCAGATCAGCAGAACATCCACGTTCAATTAAAATTAACAGGAAGTAACTGTGTTCGGGTATCCTGGTTCCCATCCGGAACTGTAAtcatggaaaacggagcggtcgaTTAGTAcgcaattaattaagtattagctaattttttttcaaaaattggattaatttgattttttttaaacaactctcgtataaaatttttttgcaaaaaacacaccgtttagcagtttgaaaagcatgtgcgtggaaaacgaggaagaggggttgggaaaagaGCGTGCCGAACACTCCCTAAAGCTAAGCTGAAGCTAGGAAGTATACATGAACGATGCTTTGGTTACTTTGTTGTCAAAATTAACCTTATGAAATTTTGGTGCTATCGAATTTCGGTAGCTTCAGATTTTTTAGTTTGATGTCTTTTCGAATTTCGGTAGCTTCAGATTATTTAGTTTGAtgtctttcaatttttttaatgtttttatgaGAGGAATGTTTTGGATCGGACTGCCAAAATTAGGATGGTATAGGTGACATCATGTTTAGTTTATTAGGTATCAAAAATTGGtcaattcaaaatttggtaaggttgaaagcGGCAGTAAATCTTAACAAGCTCAATATAACCAATTGACCCAGAGTGGAAGCAAAGAGAGAGCAATCGAATGAAGTAACAGCAAATCAAAGCTTGCAACAAAGAAGCACCACCAACctcctctccgccatcgccactTCCCACCATGCTAgcgaagaaga
The window above is part of the Oryza sativa Japonica Group chromosome 7, ASM3414082v1 genome. Proteins encoded here:
- the LOC4342948 gene encoding protein TIC 22-like, chloroplastic isoform X1; protein product: MPFHFQFPWLPNNPTSSSSSPTKPPSPAIPNPFLPIQAGLASFLSSLPLPRAAFPPPPWARISSASASAASASALPVAEIEERLAGVPVYALANSSQEFVLVSSARGGGGGGGGARAAVPPPALGLLCFRREDADALLAQMDGDMAAGSTVVPVALNKVIQLKSDGVAFRFVPDSSQVANAMKLYVSLQLMENEGQYVNDGFPGVPVFQSRSLVLMSDNKRYRPVFFRKEDLDNSLHRASRDQQKPNPAVKMGDIQVSSLENIIKSMKDSSSSKWDDAVFIPPGFDLATSSKQSNHDN
- the LOC107281488 gene encoding acidic endochitinase encodes the protein MANKSSLLQLLLIAAVASQFVSSQAGSIAIYWGQNNGEGTLADTCATGNYKFVNIAFLAAFGNGQPPVFNLAGHCDPTNGGCASQSSDIKSCQSRGVKIMLSIGGGAGSYYLSSSEDAKNVATYLWNNFLGGQSSSRPLGDAVLDGIDFDIEGGTNQHWDDLARYLKGYSNSGRRVYLTAAPQCPFPDACIGDALNTGLFDYVWVQFYNNPPCQYSSGSTSNLADAWKQWLSVPAKQIFLGLPASPQAAGSGFIPADDLKSQVLPVIKSSGKYGGIMLWSKYYDDQDDYSSSVKSDV
- the LOC4342948 gene encoding protein TIC 22-like, chloroplastic isoform X2; protein product: MPFHFQFPWLPNNPTSSSSSPTKPPSPAIPNPFLPIQAGLASFLSSLPLPRAAFPPPPWARISSASASAASASALPVAEIEERLAGVPVYALANSSQEFVLVSSARGGGGGGGGARAAVPPPALGLLCFRREDADALLAQMDGDMAAGSTVVPVALNKVIQLKSDGVAFRFVPDSSQVANAMKLMENEGQYVNDGFPGVPVFQSRSLVLMSDNKRYRPVFFRKEDLDNSLHRASRDQQKPNPAVKMGDIQVSSLENIIKSMKDSSSSKWDDAVFIPPGFDLATSSKQSNHDN